The Streptomyces sp. Je 1-332 genome has a window encoding:
- a CDS encoding histidine phosphatase family protein: MTNRGCRIILWRHGQTAWNLERRFQGSTDIELTDTGVSQARRAARLLASLKPDAIVASDLNRAAATASELAALTGLPVTYEQGLQETYAGEWQGLTHDEIIARFGDQYAAWKRGESVRRGGGELETEVADRAAPIVLRHAEKLPEDGTLVVVSHGGTIRTTIGRLLGLESHHWEGLGGLSNCCWSVLGQGARGWRLLEHNAGTLPEPVLGDDD, from the coding sequence GTGACCAACCGCGGCTGCCGGATCATCCTGTGGCGGCACGGCCAGACGGCCTGGAATCTGGAGCGCCGCTTCCAGGGCTCCACGGACATCGAGCTGACCGACACCGGAGTCTCGCAGGCCAGGCGCGCCGCCCGGCTGCTCGCCTCGCTGAAGCCGGACGCCATCGTGGCGTCCGATCTGAATCGGGCGGCCGCCACGGCGAGCGAGCTCGCGGCCCTCACCGGCCTTCCCGTCACGTACGAGCAGGGCCTCCAGGAGACGTACGCCGGTGAGTGGCAGGGCCTGACGCACGACGAGATCATCGCGCGCTTCGGCGACCAGTACGCCGCGTGGAAGCGTGGCGAATCGGTGCGCCGCGGTGGCGGCGAGCTGGAGACCGAGGTCGCCGACCGTGCCGCGCCGATCGTGCTGCGCCATGCCGAGAAGCTGCCGGAGGACGGCACGCTCGTGGTGGTCAGCCACGGCGGCACGATCCGTACCACCATCGGCCGCCTCCTCGGCCTGGAGTCCCACCACTGGGAGGGCCTCGGCGGGCTCTCCAACTGCTGCTGGTCCGTGCTCGGCCAGGGCGCGCGGGGCTGGCGCCTGCTCGAGCACAACGCCGGCACGCTGCCGGAGCCGGTGCTCGGCGACGACGACTAG
- a CDS encoding glycosyltransferase 87 family protein — protein sequence MTVIALVGARHRVPLAAGACLLSFTAFWLAQRALDVSMIDLMVYRAEGETVRAGGDLYALRTTEAHLPTTYPPFAALLFTPLTLLDTADMRALATLGNLLLLVIFTYLAIRLIGPPPNIGHARVAAAPRLETALWVSALAVWAEPVWTTLRYGQINLLLAVLVLWDLSRHPTHRWTGLGIGIAAAIKLTPALFAVFLLLTGAAQAVRRGQWRPPVRHACVAAVSFTGATLLAAALLPYDSRRFWTRMVFEASRVGLPEDTANQSLRGVLSRLLHTEEPGIWWAVAAAAAGALGLAVAVGAALRGERARAAVSCAVTALLVSPVSWSHHWVWCVPMALLVWTESVGRGGRARWAATGALVLVFCSYALWWVPHGVGRLELGQNYGEMTLSALYVGAAFAFLLQGVGRRTRSRIRQDQAGPRVIERDQAVANE from the coding sequence GTGACCGTGATCGCGCTTGTCGGCGCCCGCCACCGCGTGCCCCTCGCCGCAGGGGCATGCCTGCTCTCCTTCACGGCCTTCTGGCTCGCGCAGCGCGCCCTGGACGTCTCGATGATCGACTTGATGGTCTACCGCGCCGAGGGCGAGACCGTGCGCGCGGGCGGCGACCTCTACGCGCTGCGCACCACCGAGGCCCATCTGCCCACCACCTACCCGCCGTTCGCCGCCCTGCTGTTCACGCCGCTGACGCTCCTGGACACGGCGGACATGCGGGCGCTGGCGACGCTGGGGAACCTGCTCCTCCTGGTGATCTTCACGTACCTCGCCATCCGTCTCATCGGCCCCCCGCCCAACATCGGGCACGCGCGCGTGGCGGCCGCCCCGCGTCTGGAGACCGCCCTGTGGGTGTCCGCGCTCGCGGTCTGGGCCGAGCCGGTGTGGACGACCCTGCGGTACGGCCAGATCAATCTGCTGCTCGCCGTCCTGGTCCTGTGGGATCTGTCCCGGCACCCCACCCACCGCTGGACGGGCCTCGGCATCGGTATCGCGGCCGCGATCAAGCTCACTCCCGCGCTCTTCGCGGTGTTCCTGCTACTCACCGGCGCCGCGCAGGCCGTGCGGCGCGGGCAGTGGCGCCCGCCCGTCCGCCACGCGTGCGTGGCGGCCGTCTCGTTCACCGGCGCGACACTGCTCGCGGCCGCCCTCCTGCCGTACGACTCCCGGCGCTTCTGGACCCGGATGGTCTTCGAGGCGAGCCGCGTCGGGCTCCCCGAGGACACCGCGAACCAGTCACTGCGCGGGGTCCTCTCGCGCCTCCTGCACACCGAGGAGCCCGGCATCTGGTGGGCGGTGGCCGCGGCGGCGGCAGGCGCGCTCGGGCTCGCGGTCGCGGTGGGCGCTGCGCTGCGCGGGGAGCGCGCCAGGGCGGCGGTCAGCTGCGCGGTGACGGCGCTCCTGGTCAGCCCGGTGTCGTGGTCGCACCACTGGGTGTGGTGCGTGCCGATGGCCTTGCTGGTGTGGACGGAGTCGGTGGGCCGGGGCGGCCGGGCCCGGTGGGCGGCCACCGGAGCGTTGGTCCTCGTCTTCTGTTCGTACGCCCTGTGGTGGGTTCCGCACGGTGTGGGGCGGCTCGAACTAGGCCAGAATTATGGCGAGATGACGTTGTCCGCCCTCTACGTAGGGGCCGCTTTCGCGTTCCTGCTGCAAGGAGTCGGCCGCCGGACCCGCTCGAGGATCAGGCAGGATCAGGCGGGGCCTCGCGTGATCGAGCGGGATCAGGCCGTGGCGAATGAATAG
- a CDS encoding LCP family protein, which translates to MNDRQYDPYAGGDPYAGGDPYAGEYAADQYQVVGYDEYGQPVYQQVPHAAQQQQQQRQQEQQPQGYGYDPYATGQQAPVPSYDSSYDSGSYGTYDQQQAYQQTQQQAVHQTQTGWIPQQSRQAEPQPEPEPQPMPEPEPRRAPDRDPAYETQQFSFIEEPDEESEDVIDWLKFTESRTERREEAKRRGRSRVVALVVVLALVIAGGVGYLWYAGKLPGLSDDASGDGAAAAGPQNRDVIVVHLHNTKGGGTSTALLVNNTTTERGTTVLLPNSLSVTDDEGAGTTLGKSVDDDGSTGTREAIDSLLGTQVEGTWRLDTPYLNNLVELVGNIDIDTDANVPDPKAKKGQAPLVKKGEQQTLSGPMAVAYATYRASGETETAQLDRFGQVMQGVLRKLSSDPQAATTTVQSLAQILDPSLEEKDLGAFLAKLADRAKGGDYSTRLLPVQQDGTLSEKAGASVVKDVLGGAVKNPDKDASVRVGVKNASGSKGAGQEARISLVNGGYTFVDGGAGSTAQASSQVTYAEADKKTQATEVAKTLGLPDSAVSKGRTAPNADVSVVLGRDYDAG; encoded by the coding sequence GTGAACGACCGACAGTACGACCCGTACGCGGGCGGCGATCCGTACGCGGGCGGCGACCCGTACGCGGGCGAGTACGCGGCTGATCAGTACCAGGTCGTCGGGTACGACGAGTATGGGCAGCCGGTGTATCAGCAGGTGCCTCACGCTGCGCAGCAGCAGCAGCAACAACGGCAGCAAGAGCAACAGCCCCAGGGTTACGGGTACGACCCGTACGCGACAGGGCAGCAGGCTCCCGTGCCTTCGTACGACTCTTCGTACGACTCCGGTTCGTACGGCACGTACGACCAGCAGCAGGCGTACCAGCAGACCCAGCAGCAGGCCGTCCACCAGACGCAGACCGGCTGGATCCCGCAGCAGTCGCGGCAGGCGGAGCCCCAGCCGGAGCCTGAGCCGCAACCGATGCCGGAACCCGAGCCTCGGCGTGCGCCGGATCGCGATCCCGCGTACGAGACCCAGCAGTTCTCCTTCATCGAGGAGCCGGACGAAGAGTCCGAAGACGTCATCGACTGGCTGAAGTTCACCGAGAGCCGCACCGAGCGGCGCGAGGAGGCCAAGCGGCGCGGGCGGTCCCGGGTCGTCGCCCTCGTCGTGGTGCTCGCGCTCGTGATCGCGGGCGGTGTCGGCTATCTCTGGTACGCGGGCAAGCTGCCCGGTCTCTCGGACGACGCGTCCGGTGACGGCGCCGCGGCGGCAGGCCCGCAGAACCGTGACGTGATCGTCGTCCACCTGCACAACACCAAGGGCGGCGGCACCTCGACCGCGCTCCTGGTGAACAACACCACCACCGAGCGCGGCACCACCGTCCTGCTGCCCAACTCCCTCTCCGTGACGGACGACGAGGGCGCGGGGACGACGCTCGGCAAATCGGTCGACGACGACGGTTCGACCGGCACCCGCGAGGCGATCGACAGCCTCCTCGGCACCCAGGTCGAGGGCACCTGGCGCCTCGACACCCCGTACCTGAACAACCTCGTCGAACTGGTCGGCAACATCGACATCGACACGGACGCGAACGTGCCGGACCCCAAGGCCAAGAAGGGCCAGGCGCCCCTCGTGAAGAAGGGCGAGCAGCAGACCCTGAGCGGCCCGATGGCCGTCGCGTACGCCACCTACCGCGCGTCCGGCGAGACCGAGACCGCGCAGCTGGACCGGTTCGGGCAGGTCATGCAGGGCGTCCTGCGCAAGTTGTCCTCCGACCCGCAGGCCGCGACGACCACCGTCCAGTCGCTCGCCCAGATCCTGGACCCGTCCCTCGAGGAGAAGGACCTCGGCGCCTTCCTCGCCAAGCTCGCCGACCGTGCGAAGGGCGGCGACTACTCCACGCGGCTGCTCCCGGTGCAGCAGGACGGGACGCTCTCGGAGAAGGCCGGCGCGAGCGTCGTCAAGGACGTCCTGGGCGGCGCGGTCAAGAACCCGGACAAGGACGCGTCCGTACGGGTCGGCGTGAAGAACGCGTCCGGCAGCAAGGGCGCGGGCCAGGAAGCGCGGATCTCGCTGGTCAACGGCGGCTACACCTTCGTGGACGGCGGCGCGGGTTCGACGGCCCAGGCGTCTTCGCAGGTCACGTACGCCGAGGCGGACAAGAAGACGCAGGCAACCGAGGTCGCCAAGACCCTCGGCCTGCCGGACAGCGCCGTCAGCAAGGGCAGGACCGCGCCGAACGCGGATGTGTCGGTCGTCCTCGGCCGGGACTACGACGCGGGATGA
- the rsfS gene encoding ribosome silencing factor translates to MTATDRSIELIKVAAQSAADKLAHDIIAYDVSDVLSITDAFLLASAPNDRQVKSIVDEIEERLNKDLGVKPVRREGDREARWVLLDYVDIVVHVQHSEERVFYALERLWKDCPEIELPADAVATRGKAAEHAEQRAAEEAADLDGELR, encoded by the coding sequence GTGACCGCCACGGACCGCTCCATCGAGCTCATCAAGGTCGCCGCTCAGTCGGCCGCCGACAAGCTCGCGCACGACATCATCGCGTACGACGTCAGCGACGTGCTGTCGATCACGGACGCGTTCCTGCTCGCCTCCGCGCCCAACGACCGCCAGGTCAAGTCGATCGTCGACGAGATCGAGGAGCGGCTCAACAAGGACCTCGGCGTCAAGCCGGTGCGCCGCGAGGGCGACCGCGAAGCCCGCTGGGTCCTCCTGGACTACGTGGACATCGTGGTGCACGTCCAGCACAGCGAGGAGCGTGTCTTCTACGCCCTCGAGCGCCTGTGGAAGGACTGCCCCGAGATCGAGCTCCCCGCGGACGCCGTCGCGACCCGCGGCAAGGCCGCCGAGCACGCCGAGCAGCGCGCGGCGGAGGAGGCTGCCGACCTGGACGGTGAGCTTCGGTGA
- a CDS encoding helix-turn-helix transcriptional regulator: MGDVTTMGTTQRRRPELAAFLRGRRARVTPADVGMPPGLRRRTPGLRREEVAQLSGVGVTWYTWLEQGRPINASGHVLDAVARTLRLDKAEREHLYHLAEVPYEPDRRAASPAAVGPEIQGIIDALDPHPAVVYNERYDILATNPAYRDLFFVPQLEAFGVPNVLWTLFIAPDPVCPLVFRDEELPVMVATLRSSYGRHVGEPAWEEFIRRLSAASAHFAELWESGDVAPPGPRVKTFRHEAVGELRMTSVSLSINGMPECRIVAYTPDDEESRRRAAELRALRPPEGEGTEGPPGTQGSRPLTRTGSGLWS, encoded by the coding sequence ATGGGGGACGTGACGACGATGGGGACCACTCAGCGACGCAGGCCGGAGCTCGCCGCCTTCCTGCGCGGCCGCAGGGCTCGGGTGACACCGGCCGACGTGGGGATGCCGCCGGGCCTGCGCCGCCGCACGCCAGGGCTGCGCCGCGAGGAGGTCGCCCAGCTCTCCGGAGTCGGCGTCACCTGGTACACGTGGCTGGAGCAGGGCCGCCCGATCAACGCTTCGGGGCACGTCCTCGACGCCGTGGCGCGCACGCTCCGGCTCGACAAGGCGGAGCGGGAGCACCTGTACCACCTGGCCGAGGTGCCGTACGAGCCCGACCGCAGGGCCGCGTCCCCCGCGGCCGTCGGTCCGGAGATCCAGGGCATCATCGACGCGCTCGACCCGCACCCGGCGGTGGTCTACAACGAGCGGTACGACATCCTCGCCACCAACCCCGCCTACCGGGACCTGTTCTTCGTCCCGCAGCTGGAGGCCTTCGGGGTGCCGAACGTGCTGTGGACGCTGTTCATCGCGCCCGATCCCGTCTGCCCGCTGGTCTTCCGCGACGAGGAGCTGCCGGTGATGGTGGCGACGCTGCGCAGTTCGTACGGACGGCATGTGGGCGAGCCCGCCTGGGAGGAGTTCATACGCCGCCTGTCGGCCGCGAGCGCGCACTTCGCCGAGCTGTGGGAGAGCGGCGATGTGGCGCCGCCGGGTCCGCGCGTGAAGACGTTCCGGCACGAGGCGGTCGGCGAGCTGCGGATGACGTCGGTCTCGCTGTCCATCAACGGCATGCCGGAGTGCAGGATCGTCGCGTACACCCCGGACGACGAGGAGAGCCGCCGCCGGGCGGCCGAGCTGCGTGCGCTCAGACCGCCGGAAGGGGAAGGAACGGAAGGGCCCCCGGGAACGCAAGGATCCCGCCCTCTGACGAGGACGGGATCCGGATTGTGGAGCTAA
- a CDS encoding NADH-ubiquinone oxidoreductase-F iron-sulfur binding region domain-containing protein: MNASLPDVPEVRVVGLPLLTSGFDLVERLDLAMHLKVHGPLEPMAGESLATLSEAISLRGRGGAGFPFARKLRSVADAAIRRGVRPVVVINGSEDEPACRKDTVLINRAPHLILDGALLAAEALGARTLIVGVTRDSTESSMLAALAERGLTNRRGSTIRARVQRNPVRMVTGESSALVRSADGGPPMPPGRKVRTSDSGVGGAPTLLSNAETFAQLAVAARIGPDRYGRTGLREEPGTVLLTVSGAVARPMVVEVPTGVPLRYVLQLAGAPPLPQGVLTGGYHGKWLDAVTAHDAVVSRASLEACGGALGAGAILPIGAGTCPLGEALLVANWLASESAGQCGPCYLGLPAAARGLADVLDGGGPTALEALREVTRAVKRRGACKHPDGTAAFIESTISAFTDDLAAHVLGGGCGRPVQGVLPLQAETPQAEAPSGRRLAVDWTLCQGHGLCADIVPELIQLGPDGFPGVAEASVPRYSEARAERAVRRCPALALRIEEDPSLPSPRTALPLALPPGRSRGRRALGSGRQ, from the coding sequence GTGAACGCGTCGCTGCCCGACGTCCCCGAAGTCCGCGTCGTCGGGCTTCCGCTCCTGACCTCGGGCTTCGATCTGGTCGAGCGCCTCGATCTGGCGATGCACCTGAAGGTGCACGGCCCGCTCGAGCCCATGGCGGGCGAGTCCCTCGCCACCCTCTCCGAGGCCATCTCGCTGCGCGGCAGGGGCGGCGCCGGCTTCCCCTTCGCCCGGAAGCTGCGCTCGGTCGCCGACGCGGCGATACGTCGCGGGGTGCGCCCCGTGGTGGTCATCAACGGCAGCGAGGACGAACCCGCCTGCCGCAAGGACACCGTCCTGATCAACCGCGCCCCGCACCTCATCCTCGACGGCGCTCTCCTTGCCGCCGAGGCCCTCGGAGCGCGCACGCTCATCGTGGGCGTGACCCGGGACTCCACCGAGTCCTCGATGCTCGCGGCGCTCGCCGAGCGCGGCCTGACCAACCGGCGCGGATCGACCATCCGCGCGCGCGTGCAGCGCAATCCGGTGCGCATGGTGACGGGTGAATCCTCCGCCCTGGTGCGTTCCGCGGACGGCGGCCCGCCCATGCCCCCGGGGCGCAAGGTGCGAACCTCCGACTCCGGAGTGGGCGGCGCGCCCACGCTGCTGTCCAACGCGGAGACCTTCGCCCAACTCGCCGTCGCCGCCCGGATCGGCCCCGACCGATACGGCCGCACCGGCCTGCGGGAGGAGCCGGGCACGGTCCTGCTCACCGTCTCCGGAGCCGTCGCGAGGCCCATGGTGGTCGAGGTCCCCACGGGAGTGCCCTTGCGGTACGTCCTGCAGCTGGCCGGCGCCCCGCCGCTCCCCCAGGGCGTCCTGACGGGCGGCTATCACGGCAAGTGGCTCGACGCGGTCACCGCTCATGACGCGGTCGTCTCACGCGCCTCCCTGGAGGCCTGCGGCGGCGCCCTCGGCGCGGGCGCGATCCTGCCGATCGGCGCCGGCACCTGTCCGCTCGGGGAGGCGCTGCTGGTGGCGAACTGGCTGGCGTCCGAGAGCGCGGGTCAGTGCGGCCCCTGCTATCTGGGCCTGCCCGCGGCGGCCCGCGGCCTCGCGGACGTCCTGGACGGCGGCGGTCCCACCGCCCTGGAGGCGCTGCGCGAGGTGACGCGGGCCGTGAAGCGGCGCGGTGCCTGCAAGCACCCCGACGGCACGGCGGCGTTCATCGAGTCCACGATCTCGGCGTTCACCGACGACCTCGCCGCGCACGTCCTGGGCGGCGGCTGCGGCCGCCCCGTGCAGGGCGTCCTGCCCCTCCAGGCGGAAACCCCGCAGGCCGAGGCGCCCAGCGGTCGCAGGCTGGCCGTCGACTGGACGCTCTGCCAGGGCCACGGGCTCTGCGCGGACATCGTCCCCGAGCTGATCCAGCTGGGCCCCGACGGCTTCCCCGGTGTGGCGGAAGCCTCCGTACCGCGGTACTCCGAAGCGCGTGCCGAACGTGCCGTACGCCGCTGCCCGGCGCTCGCCCTGCGCATCGAGGAGGACCCGTCCCTCCCCTCGCCGCGCACGGCTCTGCCGCTCGCCCTGCCGCCGGGCAGAAGCCGTGGCCGCAGGGCGCTCGGCAGCGGACGGCAGTGA
- a CDS encoding MFS transporter: MTTTTPSTTPPGAADPVGPNPPDPDPASSKAPGTDNRPGRLLAVVIAAQFMALLDVFIVNVAAPTIRTELGASGAGLQLVIAGYTITYAVLLITGARLGDRLGHRRVYLVGLAVFTVASLACGLSRGTGELIAFRLLQGAGSALLIPQVLSLIQRHFTGEARTRALGAYSAVLAVGAAAGQVLGGVLVSADLFGTGWRPVFLVNVPVGVVLLITAGRVLPRDVVREQGEAPRARGLDLPGLVLLGAAVSLFTVPLVLGQEEGWPLWSWLSMGSAAVIFAVFCAYEARLARGGGAPLIAPRVLRSPGMGLAVFRIAAAMGVNVGFLFVLTLHIQGGLGYSALRAGLTFAPTAVVFGAVGLTWRHWPAPLQRALIPGGFALTSVSAVAMGLLLRDGGEGGPWLYAAFVGIGAGLSLGFSPTLTLALSTVRPKDAADASGLLSTVAQLGQLIGVACYGALFLNRLESQGVPGAYSSADALLVCAYALAGAAALGAVSGLVRLRR, translated from the coding sequence ATGACAACGACCACCCCGTCCACCACCCCGCCCGGCGCGGCGGATCCCGTTGGTCCGAACCCCCCTGATCCGGACCCTGCATCCAGTAAAGCCCCCGGCACTGACAATCGCCCCGGGCGGCTGCTCGCCGTCGTCATCGCCGCGCAGTTCATGGCGCTGCTCGACGTCTTCATCGTCAATGTCGCGGCGCCCACCATCCGCACCGAACTGGGCGCGTCGGGCGCCGGGTTGCAGCTGGTGATCGCCGGCTACACCATCACGTACGCCGTGCTCCTGATCACCGGTGCGCGGCTCGGTGACCGTCTCGGACACCGTCGCGTCTACCTCGTGGGCCTCGCGGTCTTCACTGTCGCCTCGCTGGCCTGTGGACTCAGCAGGGGCACGGGCGAGTTGATCGCCTTCCGGCTGCTGCAGGGCGCGGGCTCCGCCTTGCTCATCCCGCAGGTGCTCAGCCTGATCCAGCGCCACTTCACCGGCGAGGCGCGGACGAGGGCGCTCGGGGCGTACTCGGCCGTGCTCGCCGTCGGGGCCGCCGCGGGGCAGGTGCTCGGCGGGGTCCTGGTCAGCGCCGACCTCTTCGGCACGGGATGGCGTCCGGTCTTCCTGGTGAACGTGCCGGTCGGCGTGGTCCTGCTGATCACGGCGGGGCGTGTGCTGCCGCGTGACGTCGTCAGGGAGCAGGGGGAGGCGCCGCGGGCGCGTGGGCTCGATCTGCCGGGGCTCGTGCTCCTCGGCGCCGCCGTCTCGCTGTTCACCGTGCCGCTGGTGCTCGGCCAGGAGGAGGGCTGGCCGCTGTGGTCCTGGCTCTCGATGGGCTCGGCCGCGGTGATCTTCGCCGTCTTCTGCGCGTACGAGGCCCGGCTCGCCCGCGGCGGCGGTGCGCCGCTGATCGCGCCGAGGGTCCTGCGCAGCCCCGGCATGGGCCTCGCGGTCTTCCGGATCGCCGCGGCGATGGGGGTCAACGTGGGCTTCCTGTTCGTGCTCACCCTGCACATCCAGGGTGGGCTCGGCTACAGCGCGCTGCGGGCGGGTCTGACGTTCGCGCCGACCGCGGTGGTCTTCGGGGCGGTCGGCCTGACGTGGCGCCACTGGCCCGCGCCGCTCCAACGGGCACTGATCCCGGGTGGGTTCGCGCTCACCTCGGTCTCTGCGGTCGCCATGGGGTTGCTGCTGCGGGACGGCGGGGAGGGCGGACCGTGGCTGTATGCGGCCTTCGTGGGGATCGGCGCGGGTCTCTCCCTGGGGTTCAGCCCGACGCTGACCCTGGCACTCTCCACGGTGCGGCCGAAGGACGCGGCGGACGCCAGTGGTCTCCTCTCGACGGTCGCTCAGCTCGGCCAGCTGATCGGCGTCGCGTGTTACGGCGCACTTTTCCTCAACCGGCTTGAGTCACAAGGGGTTCCGGGGGCGTATTCATCGGCGGACGCGCTGTTGGTGTGCGCGTATGCCCTGGCCGGGGCGGCCGCGCTGGGTGCCGTGTCCGGACTGGTACGACTGCGTCGCTGA